A window from Candidatus Latescibacterota bacterium encodes these proteins:
- a CDS encoding activator of (R)-2-hydroxyglutaryl-CoA dehydratase — protein MATGTTPKGLPLEEAQIQERLAAARRRLEADAGLAGEPAPEHYATPAQRPFLASERPHTTLLFGGLTWKHDSLIQSSLEALGYRCQALPTPDVRAFQLGREFGNNGQCNPTYFTVGNLVQFLQGLESEGKSREEILEQYVFFTAGACGPCRFGMYENEYRLALRNAGFDGFRVIVFQQSGGLDQEDMEAGLALNLDFFLGILYAMMVGDLLGEVANQVRPYELEAGATDRALQAAVDDIGAVLRERRPFVLAKSRARGLRSLPGGRRLDSWSKFLAVLRDESLVEAAERARDRFDAVAVDPLRPKPVVKITGEFWAQTTEGDGNFNMFRFLEREGAEVLTEPVATWILYMVHGAQNKIRDRKGLDEGLVVPGWGNPLRRAGVEWKAARRIRRLGLAAWLFQREYERLRAALGGTAHAPADQLELERMGHPYYNSRAGGGEGHLEVAKNIYYHNKGLAHMVLSLKPFGCMPSTQSDGAQAAVQSRHPDMIYLPIETSGEGEINAHSRVQMALGEARVKAREEFERAVASTGFTLDELRAGLEREPALTRPLAGVARRKGVVSRAANTVLELAERLRAAGLRPGMAPVVSLNAAAGKGGAQ, from the coding sequence ATGGCCACTGGAACCACGCCCAAGGGGCTGCCGCTCGAGGAAGCCCAGATCCAGGAACGACTGGCCGCCGCGCGACGTCGACTCGAAGCCGACGCCGGACTCGCCGGCGAGCCGGCGCCGGAGCACTACGCGACACCCGCGCAGCGTCCCTTTCTGGCAAGTGAACGCCCACACACCACGCTGCTCTTCGGCGGACTCACCTGGAAGCACGATTCGCTGATCCAGTCGTCGCTGGAGGCGCTGGGTTACCGCTGCCAGGCGCTGCCCACGCCGGACGTTCGCGCCTTCCAGCTTGGCCGCGAGTTCGGCAACAACGGCCAGTGCAATCCCACCTACTTCACCGTGGGCAATCTCGTGCAGTTCCTGCAGGGCCTCGAGTCCGAGGGCAAGAGCCGCGAGGAGATCCTCGAGCAATACGTGTTCTTCACGGCGGGGGCCTGCGGTCCCTGCCGCTTCGGCATGTACGAGAACGAGTACCGGCTCGCGCTGCGCAACGCGGGCTTCGACGGCTTCCGGGTCATCGTCTTCCAGCAGTCCGGCGGCCTCGACCAGGAGGACATGGAGGCGGGCCTCGCGCTGAACCTGGACTTCTTCCTCGGCATCCTCTACGCGATGATGGTGGGCGATCTGCTGGGCGAGGTGGCCAACCAGGTGCGCCCCTACGAGCTGGAGGCGGGCGCCACCGACCGCGCCCTGCAGGCGGCGGTGGACGACATCGGCGCCGTGCTGCGCGAGCGCCGGCCCTTCGTGCTCGCCAAGAGCCGAGCGAGGGGACTGCGGAGCCTGCCCGGGGGCCGGCGCCTCGACAGCTGGTCCAAGTTCCTCGCCGTGCTGCGCGACGAGTCGCTGGTGGAAGCGGCCGAGCGAGCGCGCGACCGCTTCGACGCGGTGGCCGTCGATCCGCTGCGTCCGAAGCCGGTGGTCAAGATCACGGGCGAGTTCTGGGCCCAGACCACCGAGGGCGACGGCAACTTCAACATGTTCCGCTTCCTCGAGCGCGAGGGCGCCGAGGTGCTCACCGAGCCCGTGGCGACCTGGATCCTCTACATGGTGCACGGCGCGCAGAACAAGATTCGCGACCGCAAGGGGCTCGACGAGGGCCTCGTGGTGCCGGGCTGGGGCAATCCGCTGCGGCGCGCGGGCGTGGAGTGGAAGGCCGCGCGGCGGATCCGTCGACTGGGCCTGGCTGCCTGGCTCTTCCAGCGCGAGTACGAGCGCCTGCGCGCGGCGCTGGGCGGCACCGCGCATGCGCCGGCCGATCAGCTCGAACTCGAGCGCATGGGGCATCCCTACTACAACAGCCGCGCGGGCGGCGGCGAGGGCCACCTCGAGGTGGCCAAGAACATCTACTATCACAACAAGGGCCTGGCCCACATGGTGCTGAGCCTGAAGCCCTTCGGCTGCATGCCCTCCACGCAGTCCGACGGCGCGCAGGCGGCGGTGCAGTCGCGGCATCCGGACATGATCTACCTGCCCATCGAGACCTCGGGCGAAGGCGAGATCAACGCCCACAGCCGCGTGCAGATGGCCCTGGGCGAGGCGCGCGTGAAGGCGCGTGAGGAGTTCGAGCGCGCGGTGGCGTCCACGGGCTTCACGCTGGACGAACTGCGCGCCGGCCTCGAGCGCGAGCCCGCGCTGACCCGGCCGCTGGCCGGCGTGGCGCGCCGCAAGGGCGTGGTGAGCCGGGCGGCCAACACCGTGCTGGAGCTGGCCGAGCGGCTGCGCGCCGCCGGGCTGCGTCCCGGCATGGCGCCGGTCGTGTCGCTGAACGCCGCCGCGGGCAAGGGGGGCGCGCAGTGA
- a CDS encoding CoA activase, which yields MTPGGGTSPLIVGLDVGSTTVKAVVSGPDGKVLWRDYQRHFTKQPEKVLEFLERIEEELSVSPERLRLFLTGSGGAALTRHLGGKFVQEVTAVSLAVERYYPEANSVVELGGQDAKIIVFKAAEEGGRKKKLPSMNDKCAGGTGAVIDKINAKLKIPAERLAEQGYDGIKLHHVAGKCGVFAETDINGLQKQGVSTDELMASLFESIVQQNLSVLTRGHTLRPVVLLLGGPNTYIRGMVEAWRANIPMMWEERKVDFDETRIDELIVVPESAQYFAALGAVEFGRDEDADVGRYGGRDALQRYLVEGREAEKRDRGSRALWQSTEELEAFKARYRRADWQPARFEPGAVVRGFVGLDGGSTSTKAVLFSPERELLAKAYRLSQGNPIEDSIEMFRLLREQVESQGATLEVLGLGTTGYAKDVLKDALGADVALVETVAHTKSALHYYDDVDVICDVGGQDIKLIILKNGQVKDFKLNTQCSAGNGYFLQSAAAGFGFAVEDFADAAFSAASMPTFGYGCAVFMQSDIVDFQRQGWRAEEIMAGLAAVLPKNIWLYVSQIPNLAKLGRRFVLQGGTQHNLAAVKSQVDFIEGRFKGKDVTPDVFVHTHTGESGAIGAALEAARLWGEGHATQFIGLDAVAAIAYTTTRNESTRCYFCKNKCLRTFIDVETARRPAGAEAFVYKRGPEEPHAARIRAAEEAKAETHRIIIATCEKGTVEDVADMREIKRGLDAVKKQNPDLAAYAATAAFRSWEPERAPAGASRLPWRRDAARETARERRAELRIGLPRVLNMYSLAPLFTAYFESLGLGAQNLVWSDYTSEELYRAGAKRGAVDPCFPSKLGIPHVHNLLTAKHAKKPLDAIFFPMVDDLPSDLHGCVDHRSCPTVATTPEAVKAAFTKESDLFAEAGIRYLDTFVNPGQPVLLERQLYDAFEDWLGLTPRENAHAVAEGYRALARYQEDLQARGGEILRRLEAEDRLGIVLLGRPYHNDPGINHGILEEFQKLGYPIFTQQSLPLDADIVARLFDADLASGRVQHPLSVNDVWSNSYSENTSHKVFAAKYVARHPNLVALELSNFKCGHDAPIYALIEDIIEASGTPSFSFKDIDENKPAGSIKIRVETIDYFLRHHREQLQRRHHKRERVEKELEAMERRLRGEAPASGEPDEGRQAAAASARQAS from the coding sequence GTGACTCCGGGCGGCGGGACCTCGCCCCTGATCGTCGGCCTCGACGTGGGCTCCACCACGGTCAAGGCCGTGGTGAGCGGGCCCGACGGCAAGGTGCTCTGGCGCGACTACCAGCGGCACTTCACGAAGCAGCCGGAGAAGGTGCTCGAGTTCCTCGAGCGCATCGAGGAGGAACTGTCCGTCTCGCCCGAGCGCCTGCGCCTCTTTCTCACCGGCTCGGGCGGCGCGGCGCTGACCCGTCACCTGGGCGGCAAGTTCGTGCAGGAGGTCACGGCCGTCAGCCTGGCGGTGGAGCGCTACTACCCCGAGGCCAACTCCGTGGTAGAGCTGGGCGGCCAGGACGCCAAGATCATCGTCTTCAAGGCCGCCGAGGAGGGCGGGCGCAAGAAGAAGCTGCCCTCCATGAACGACAAGTGCGCGGGCGGTACCGGCGCGGTCATCGACAAGATCAACGCCAAGCTCAAGATCCCCGCGGAGCGTCTGGCCGAGCAGGGCTACGACGGCATCAAGCTGCACCACGTCGCGGGCAAGTGCGGCGTCTTCGCCGAGACGGACATCAACGGCCTGCAGAAGCAGGGCGTGTCCACGGACGAGCTGATGGCCTCGCTCTTCGAGTCCATCGTGCAACAGAACCTGTCCGTGCTCACCCGCGGCCACACGCTGCGGCCGGTGGTGCTGCTGCTGGGCGGGCCGAACACCTACATTCGCGGGATGGTGGAGGCCTGGCGCGCGAACATCCCCATGATGTGGGAAGAGCGCAAGGTCGACTTCGACGAGACCAGGATCGACGAACTGATCGTGGTGCCCGAGAGCGCGCAGTACTTCGCGGCGCTGGGCGCCGTGGAGTTCGGTCGCGACGAGGACGCGGACGTGGGCCGCTATGGTGGCCGCGACGCGCTGCAGCGCTACCTCGTCGAGGGGCGCGAGGCCGAGAAGCGCGACCGGGGTTCCCGTGCGCTCTGGCAGAGCACGGAGGAGCTCGAGGCCTTCAAGGCGCGCTATCGCCGCGCCGACTGGCAGCCGGCCCGCTTCGAGCCGGGCGCGGTGGTCCGCGGGTTCGTGGGCCTGGACGGCGGCTCCACGTCCACCAAGGCCGTGCTGTTCAGCCCCGAGCGCGAGCTGCTGGCCAAGGCCTATCGCCTCAGCCAGGGCAATCCCATCGAGGACAGCATCGAGATGTTCCGCCTGCTCCGCGAGCAGGTGGAGAGCCAGGGCGCCACGCTCGAGGTGCTCGGCCTGGGCACCACCGGCTACGCCAAGGACGTGCTCAAGGACGCCCTGGGCGCGGACGTCGCCCTGGTGGAGACGGTCGCGCACACCAAGAGCGCCCTCCACTATTACGACGACGTGGACGTGATCTGCGACGTGGGCGGCCAGGACATCAAGCTGATCATCCTCAAGAACGGCCAGGTGAAGGACTTCAAGCTGAACACGCAGTGCTCGGCGGGCAACGGCTACTTCCTGCAGAGCGCGGCCGCGGGCTTCGGCTTCGCGGTGGAGGACTTCGCCGACGCCGCCTTCAGCGCGGCCAGCATGCCCACCTTCGGCTACGGCTGCGCGGTGTTCATGCAGTCGGACATCGTGGACTTCCAGCGCCAGGGCTGGCGGGCCGAGGAGATCATGGCCGGCCTCGCCGCCGTGCTGCCCAAGAACATCTGGCTCTACGTGAGCCAGATTCCCAACCTGGCCAAGCTGGGACGCCGCTTCGTGCTGCAGGGCGGCACGCAGCACAACCTGGCGGCGGTGAAGAGTCAGGTGGACTTCATCGAGGGCCGCTTCAAGGGCAAGGACGTGACGCCCGACGTCTTCGTCCACACGCACACCGGCGAGTCCGGGGCGATCGGCGCGGCGCTGGAGGCCGCGCGGCTCTGGGGCGAAGGCCACGCAACGCAGTTCATCGGCCTGGACGCCGTCGCCGCGATCGCCTACACCACCACGCGCAACGAGAGCACGCGCTGCTACTTCTGCAAGAACAAGTGCCTGCGCACCTTCATCGACGTCGAGACGGCCCGCCGCCCGGCCGGCGCCGAGGCCTTCGTCTACAAGCGCGGGCCCGAGGAGCCCCACGCCGCGCGCATTCGCGCGGCGGAGGAGGCGAAGGCCGAGACGCACCGCATCATCATCGCCACCTGCGAGAAGGGCACCGTGGAGGACGTGGCCGACATGCGCGAGATCAAGCGCGGCCTCGACGCGGTGAAGAAGCAGAACCCCGATCTCGCGGCCTACGCGGCCACGGCGGCCTTCCGCTCCTGGGAGCCGGAGCGCGCGCCGGCGGGCGCCTCGCGCCTGCCCTGGCGGCGCGACGCCGCGCGCGAGACCGCCCGGGAGCGGCGCGCCGAGCTGCGCATCGGCCTGCCTCGCGTGCTCAACATGTACTCGCTGGCGCCGCTCTTCACGGCCTACTTCGAGAGCCTGGGCCTCGGCGCGCAGAACCTCGTCTGGTCGGACTACACCAGCGAGGAGCTCTACCGGGCCGGCGCCAAGCGCGGCGCGGTGGACCCCTGCTTCCCGAGCAAGCTGGGCATCCCGCACGTCCACAACCTGCTGACGGCGAAGCACGCCAAGAAGCCGCTCGACGCGATCTTCTTCCCCATGGTCGACGATCTGCCCAGCGATCTGCACGGCTGCGTCGACCACCGCTCCTGCCCCACGGTGGCCACCACGCCGGAGGCGGTGAAGGCGGCCTTCACCAAGGAGAGCGACCTCTTCGCCGAGGCGGGGATCCGCTACCTGGACACCTTCGTGAACCCCGGGCAGCCCGTGCTGCTCGAGCGTCAGCTCTACGACGCCTTCGAGGACTGGCTGGGGCTTACGCCGCGCGAAAACGCCCACGCCGTGGCCGAGGGCTACCGCGCGCTCGCGCGCTACCAGGAGGACCTGCAGGCGCGAGGCGGGGAGATCCTGCGGCGGCTCGAGGCGGAGGACCGCCTCGGCATCGTGCTGCTGGGCAGGCCCTATCACAACGACCCGGGCATCAATCACGGCATCCTCGAGGAGTTCCAGAAGCTGGGCTATCCGATCTTCACGCAGCAGTCCCTGCCGCTGGACGCGGACATCGTGGCGCGTCTCTTCGACGCGGACCTGGCCTCGGGGCGTGTGCAGCATCCGCTGAGCGTGAACGACGTCTGGTCCAACAGCTACAGCGAGAACACCAGCCACAAGGTCTTCGCGGCGAAGTACGTCGCACGGCACCCGAATCTGGTGGCCCTGGAGCTGAGCAACTTCAAGTGCGGCCACGACGCGCCGATCTACGCTCTGATCGAGGACATCATCGAGGCCTCGGGCACGCCGAGCTTCAGCTTCAAGGACATCGACGAGAACAAGCCCGCGGGGTCGATCAAGATCCGCGTGGAGACCATCGACTACTTCCTGCGGCACCATCGCGAGCAGCTCCAGCGGCGGCATCACAAGCGCGAGCGCGTGGAGAAGGAACTCGAGGCCATGGAGCGACGCCTCCGCGGCGAGGCCCCCGCGTCCGGGGAGCCGGACGAGGGACGGCAGGCAGCCGCGGCCTCCGCCCGGCAGGCGTCCTGA
- a CDS encoding SRPBCC domain-containing protein, with the protein MATPPSLLFEKTLQFEARPERVFAALSEAEQLIIWFAEQAEVAARLHGGYSFWGKYTLWNERRVSGGQYITRFEAPGQLSFRWELAALPTEVHLDLDGSERRSTLRLRHELLGEQADAHTREMLADFWRIALLNLGWYLETGGPMLRLDYTRVQGDVHLEMPLAAPPPQVYQTLTLPARMDAWLSRQAKVELRVGGIYDFGWTETVDGLPVPAGPTVLKALEQDSLLAYGWRWPGLAGETLVRWTLTSAGSGSLVTLDHGGFAPDRDSTDYKQGWGAFLCLLKLYLERGLRWE; encoded by the coding sequence ATGGCCACCCCCCCCAGCCTTCTCTTCGAGAAGACGCTGCAGTTCGAAGCGCGTCCCGAGCGCGTCTTCGCCGCCCTGTCCGAGGCCGAACAGCTCATCATCTGGTTCGCGGAGCAGGCCGAGGTGGCCGCGCGGCTTCACGGCGGCTACAGCTTCTGGGGCAAGTACACGCTCTGGAACGAGCGCCGCGTGTCGGGGGGGCAGTACATCACCCGCTTCGAGGCGCCCGGCCAGCTCTCCTTTCGCTGGGAGCTGGCGGCCCTGCCCACGGAGGTCCATCTGGACCTGGACGGCAGCGAGCGCCGCAGCACCCTGCGCCTGCGCCACGAGCTGCTGGGCGAGCAGGCGGACGCCCACACCCGCGAGATGCTCGCCGACTTCTGGCGCATCGCCCTGCTCAACCTGGGCTGGTACCTGGAGACCGGCGGCCCGATGCTGCGCCTGGACTACACCCGCGTGCAGGGCGACGTGCACCTGGAGATGCCCCTCGCCGCCCCTCCGCCGCAGGTCTACCAGACCCTCACGCTGCCCGCGCGCATGGACGCCTGGCTCTCGCGCCAGGCCAAGGTCGAACTGCGGGTCGGGGGGATCTACGACTTCGGGTGGACGGAAACCGTGGACGGCCTGCCCGTCCCGGCCGGTCCCACGGTGCTCAAGGCGCTGGAGCAGGACAGCCTGCTCGCCTACGGCTGGCGCTGGCCCGGCCTCGCGGGCGAGACCCTGGTGCGCTGGACGCTGACGTCCGCCGGCTCCGGTTCGCTGGTCACCCTCGACCACGGCGGCTTCGCCCCCGACCGCGACTCCACCGACTACAAGCAGGGCTGGGGCGCCTTCCTCTGCCTGCTCAAGCTCTACCTGGAGCGCGGCCTGCGATGGGAGTGA
- a CDS encoding TPM domain-containing protein → MLGRLTLAAALLGAAATATLARVEVPYLTGRVVDTAEVLSPAARGEITALLRAHEEKTGDQIAVLTLPSLEDESVEDFAVRVFEAWRLGQAQRDNGVLVVVAVEDRRMRIEVGYGLEPTLTDLAAGRIIRGAMTPRFREGDYDGGVKAGAEAIVAVLEGGEAPDEPESAQGKPSGLHFDGPDLSIIERILMGAFIFGIIGLFTVIGVLTPGMGWFLYFFLIPFWATFPMVIVGTRGAFVLLITYLVLFPIVKLSLRRKAWYARASRDLKTKGKAKVGGWTFTSGGSSGGSSWSSGGSSFSGGGGSSGGGGASGSW, encoded by the coding sequence CTGCTGGGCCGCCTGACGCTCGCCGCCGCGCTGCTCGGCGCCGCCGCGACGGCCACCCTCGCGCGCGTGGAGGTGCCCTATCTCACCGGGCGCGTCGTGGACACGGCCGAGGTCCTGAGCCCCGCCGCCCGCGGGGAGATCACGGCGCTCCTGCGCGCGCACGAGGAGAAGACCGGCGACCAGATCGCCGTGCTCACCCTCCCGAGTCTCGAGGACGAGAGCGTCGAGGACTTTGCCGTGCGCGTCTTCGAGGCCTGGCGGCTCGGGCAGGCCCAGCGGGACAACGGCGTGCTGGTGGTGGTGGCCGTCGAGGACCGGCGCATGCGCATCGAGGTGGGCTACGGCCTCGAGCCGACGCTCACGGATCTGGCGGCCGGGCGCATCATCCGCGGCGCCATGACGCCGCGCTTCCGCGAGGGCGACTACGACGGCGGTGTGAAGGCCGGCGCGGAGGCCATCGTCGCCGTGCTCGAAGGCGGCGAGGCGCCCGACGAGCCGGAGTCTGCCCAGGGCAAGCCCTCGGGCCTCCACTTCGACGGCCCCGACCTCTCGATCATCGAGCGCATCCTGATGGGTGCCTTCATCTTCGGGATCATCGGCCTCTTCACCGTGATCGGCGTGCTCACGCCGGGCATGGGCTGGTTCCTCTACTTCTTCCTGATCCCCTTCTGGGCGACCTTCCCGATGGTCATCGTCGGCACCCGCGGCGCCTTCGTGCTCTTGATCACCTACCTGGTGCTCTTCCCCATCGTGAAGCTGTCCCTGCGCCGCAAGGCGTGGTACGCGCGCGCGTCCCGCGACCTCAAGACCAAGGGCAAGGCCAAGGTGGGTGGCTGGACCTTCACGTCCGGCGGCTCGTCGGGCGGCAGCTCCTGGAGTTCGGGCGGCAGCAGCTTCTCGGGCGGCGGCGGCAGTTCCGGGGGCGGCGGGGCGTCGGGCAGCTGGTAG
- a CDS encoding TetR/AcrR family transcriptional regulator, whose translation MDFSASKRERRATAILAAAAHVFARRGLKASTMDEIARAAGVAKGTLYLYHPSKQELFVAVFDGLFRQLTERMQERLDTDGGRPVAEQLRGLVADVFAWDDRFLELLPLWLEFWAAAGSGDLRERMTTSLRGIYEDVIAPVGGLLARGQATGEFRPDFDPRAHAAVLMGAIDGLFLQAMFQVASDPRAALEDFLDSALRGMRAAPGKGGTA comes from the coding sequence ATGGACTTCTCCGCCTCCAAGCGCGAACGCAGGGCCACCGCCATCCTGGCGGCCGCCGCGCACGTCTTCGCCCGCCGCGGCCTCAAGGCCAGCACCATGGACGAGATCGCCCGCGCCGCCGGCGTCGCCAAGGGCACCCTCTACCTCTACCACCCGAGCAAGCAGGAGCTCTTCGTCGCGGTCTTCGACGGCCTCTTCCGCCAGCTGACCGAGCGGATGCAGGAGCGCCTCGACACGGACGGCGGCCGCCCGGTGGCCGAGCAGCTCCGCGGACTGGTGGCCGACGTCTTCGCCTGGGACGACCGCTTCCTGGAACTGCTCCCCCTGTGGCTGGAGTTCTGGGCGGCGGCGGGCAGCGGTGACCTGCGGGAGCGCATGACCACGTCGTTGCGGGGGATCTACGAGGACGTGATCGCCCCCGTGGGCGGCCTCCTCGCCCGCGGCCAGGCGACGGGCGAGTTCCGTCCCGACTTCGATCCGCGCGCCCACGCCGCCGTGCTGATGGGGGCCATCGACGGCCTCTTCCTGCAGGCGATGTTCCAGGTCGCCAGCGATCCGCGCGCGGCCCTGGAGGACTTCCTCGACAGCGCGCTGCGCGGAATGCGCGCCGCGCCCGGCAAAGGAGGCACAGCATGA
- a CDS encoding outer membrane lipoprotein-sorting protein, with translation MTRLSRAAALAALLVAAAGAAGAEQARPDPAELSRELDQLYRADTSHGRMSMEVVTPNYTRDLDMEFWSRGLDYTLVRILAPLKEKGVSSLKRDTEMWNYLPKIDKTLRVPPSMMMGSWMGSDFTNDDLMRETSWEKDYSVAYGDAGADTLRLVYTPLPSAPVTWQRVLVSFDAASHLPLSVDYVDEKDRLARRLEYSNVTLLGGRRQPSVMTLTPLSDDKRGHRTTVTYESLELDLPVPESTFSLQRLREGD, from the coding sequence ATGACACGACTCTCCCGCGCAGCTGCCCTGGCCGCGCTCCTCGTGGCCGCCGCGGGAGCCGCCGGCGCCGAGCAGGCTCGGCCCGATCCCGCGGAGCTGAGCCGCGAGCTCGATCAGCTCTACCGCGCGGACACCAGCCACGGGCGGATGTCCATGGAGGTTGTCACGCCCAACTACACCCGCGATCTCGACATGGAGTTCTGGTCGCGCGGGCTGGACTACACGCTCGTGCGCATCCTCGCGCCGCTCAAGGAGAAGGGCGTGAGCAGCCTGAAGCGCGACACCGAGATGTGGAACTACCTGCCCAAGATCGACAAGACCCTGCGCGTGCCGCCGTCCATGATGATGGGCTCCTGGATGGGCAGCGACTTCACCAACGACGACCTCATGCGCGAGACCAGCTGGGAGAAGGACTACAGCGTGGCCTACGGCGACGCGGGCGCCGACACGCTCCGCCTTGTCTACACGCCGCTGCCGAGCGCGCCGGTCACCTGGCAGCGCGTGCTCGTGTCCTTCGACGCGGCCAGCCACCTGCCGCTGAGCGTGGACTACGTCGACGAGAAGGACCGCCTCGCCCGCCGCCTCGAGTACTCGAACGTCACGCTGCTGGGCGGGCGACGCCAGCCCAGCGTCATGACCCTCACCCCGCTCAGCGACGACAAGCGCGGCCACCGCACCACCGTCACCTACGAATCGCTGGAGCTGGACCTCCCGGTGCCCGAGTCCACCTTCTCGCTGCAGCGCCTGCGCGAGGGGGACTGA
- a CDS encoding ABC transporter permease, which produces MLSVANRLGVRNLWRRRRRSVLTWLMIAAGTTLVVFTVGLSEGTYKQMIDLATRGSTGQFQLQAEGFLDKPSLFRNIAADDSLARALAARPEVKAITPRLETAGLLAAGVRSTGVMLVGVDPVREGEVTSLPGTVVEGAWLDPAAPGGDTPPLLLGRGLALRLGVALGDTLSFVSQAADGSIAAQLYLLTGLIATGAQEADASLAVARIGDLQELLVLPGRAHRLVGTLHRLGELDHLLATFDPGPGRRLLGWPTLLPDLHSSIQADRAGGRISLAILIAVALLGVGNTMLMSVFERTKEFGVMLALGTAPGRLVRAVLWEAFWLSLGGVLAGVLVGTVINLRVALPVGSEPIEFGGVALSVMHAANTVQGNVVYPLIIFGAGLVAGLLPALRAARLAPVEALSHH; this is translated from the coding sequence ATGCTCTCGGTGGCCAATCGCCTCGGCGTGCGCAACCTGTGGCGCCGGCGTCGCCGCAGCGTGCTCACCTGGCTGATGATCGCGGCGGGCACGACCCTGGTCGTCTTCACGGTGGGCCTGTCCGAGGGCACCTACAAGCAGATGATCGACCTCGCCACGCGCGGCAGCACGGGACAGTTCCAGCTCCAGGCGGAGGGCTTCCTCGACAAGCCGTCGCTCTTCCGCAACATCGCCGCCGACGACTCCCTCGCCCGCGCGCTCGCCGCCCGCCCCGAGGTCAAGGCCATCACGCCGCGGCTCGAGACCGCGGGGCTGCTGGCGGCGGGCGTCCGCAGCACGGGCGTGATGCTCGTGGGCGTGGACCCTGTGCGTGAGGGCGAGGTGACGTCCCTGCCCGGCACCGTCGTGGAGGGCGCCTGGCTGGACCCCGCGGCGCCGGGGGGCGACACGCCGCCGCTGCTGCTCGGCCGCGGCCTGGCGCTCCGCCTCGGCGTGGCCCTCGGCGACACGCTGAGCTTCGTGAGCCAGGCGGCGGACGGTTCCATCGCCGCGCAGCTCTACCTGCTCACGGGCCTGATCGCCACCGGCGCCCAGGAGGCCGACGCGTCGCTGGCCGTCGCGCGCATCGGAGATCTGCAGGAGCTGCTGGTGCTGCCGGGCCGCGCGCACCGTCTCGTGGGCACGCTGCACCGGCTGGGCGAGCTCGACCACCTGCTCGCCACCTTCGATCCCGGTCCGGGGCGGCGCCTGCTCGGCTGGCCCACCCTGCTGCCCGACCTGCACAGCAGCATCCAGGCGGACCGCGCCGGCGGACGCATCTCGCTGGCCATCCTCATCGCGGTGGCGCTGCTGGGCGTGGGCAACACCATGCTGATGTCCGTCTTCGAGCGCACCAAGGAGTTCGGCGTGATGCTGGCGCTGGGCACCGCGCCCGGACGCCTCGTGCGCGCCGTGCTCTGGGAGGCCTTCTGGTTGTCGCTGGGCGGCGTGCTCGCGGGCGTGCTCGTCGGGACCGTCATCAACCTGCGCGTCGCGCTGCCGGTGGGCAGCGAGCCCATCGAGTTCGGCGGCGTGGCGCTGAGCGTGATGCACGCGGCGAACACGGTGCAGGGCAACGTCGTCTACCCCTTGATCATCTTCGGCGCGGGGCTGGTCGCCGGCCTGCTGCCCGCGCTGCGGGCGGCGAGGCTCGCGCCCGTGGAAGCGCTGAGCCACCACTGA